One segment of Manihot esculenta cultivar AM560-2 chromosome 4, M.esculenta_v8, whole genome shotgun sequence DNA contains the following:
- the LOC122723436 gene encoding glutathione S-transferase T3-like, with protein sequence MTSRSAGYSTNEDVLLCGVYLDVSQDPIIGKQQSSQRFWSRVAEAYEIAKNEFWESRNPRSLQCRLQVIEKAIRKLNGCYQQVENLHPSGASEQDLLNQVKNLLMQDPSYKKGFKFDHVWSMMKDAEKFKDCSSRKNSSKSKLLLCVLRVGQSYS encoded by the exons ATGACTTCAAGATCTGCAGGATATTCTACCAATGAAGATGTGCTATTATGCGGAGTTTATCTAGATGTTTCACAAGATCCCATTATAGGTAAACAACAATCTAGTCAACGTTTTTGGAGTCGGGTGGCAGAAGCATATGAAATTGCAAAGAATGAGTTTTGGGAGTCCCGCAACCCACGATCTTTGCAATGTCGATTGCAAGTTATTGAGAAGGCTATAAGAAAATTGAATGGTTGTTATCAACAAGTTGAAAACTTACATCCTAGTGGTGCTTCAGAGCAAGATCTG CTCAATCAAGTGAAAAATTTACTAATGCAAGATCCAAGCTATAAAAAAGGATTCAAATTTGACCATGTTTGGAGCATGATGAAAGATGCTGAGAAGTTTAAAGATTGTAGCTCTAGAAAAAATAGTTCAAAATCAAAGCTCCTCTTATGTGTCCTCAGAGTCGGACAATCCTACTCCTGA